A stretch of the Sorangium aterium genome encodes the following:
- a CDS encoding pentapeptide repeat-containing protein — translation MDREALRKLIEQEEVVSELDLSGFDLSGLDLSGGIFEDVRFTNANLAGVKVREAIFHRCDLAGANLKGLDFHLGTAMDCTFTGAVLADASLVGANISAVDLESADLTGADLSSATIDHAELKNARFVRANLTDGTLFGVTLEGTDFSQANLTRAVLFRQDLSQAILTGTTLVEAILIEVRMGPKDFRRMDLSRTQFTSADLQGCDFSGATLTQCGFKGANLTGARLDGAVARLADFVEATLMNASLTQADLSQALFVDARAGATNLSGARLEMSVWHRARCPGARFCRADLSHADFSHADVSSADFSDATLSRARLHRVTDKGTIWPPSKALAHGDDQELKEAEDWQANVLGRPAGSQRPPHS, via the coding sequence ATGGACAGGGAAGCGCTGCGCAAGCTGATCGAACAAGAAGAGGTCGTTTCGGAGCTGGACTTGTCGGGCTTCGACCTGTCGGGGCTCGACCTCTCCGGCGGGATCTTCGAAGATGTCCGCTTCACCAACGCCAACCTCGCCGGCGTCAAGGTGCGCGAGGCGATCTTTCACCGCTGTGACCTCGCGGGAGCCAACCTGAAGGGGCTGGATTTTCACCTCGGCACGGCCATGGATTGCACGTTCACGGGGGCCGTGCTCGCCGACGCCTCGCTGGTTGGAGCGAACATCTCGGCCGTGGACCTCGAATCGGCCGATCTGACCGGAGCCGACCTCTCGTCGGCTACCATCGACCATGCCGAGCTCAAGAACGCCCGATTCGTCCGTGCCAACCTGACCGACGGCACCCTGTTTGGCGTCACGCTCGAGGGCACGGACTTCTCTCAGGCCAACTTGACCAGGGCTGTCTTGTTCCGTCAGGACCTGTCCCAGGCCATTCTCACGGGGACTACCCTCGTGGAAGCGATCCTGATCGAGGTAAGGATGGGGCCCAAGGACTTCCGGCGGATGGACCTCAGCAGAACGCAATTTACAAGCGCCGACCTGCAGGGTTGCGACTTTTCAGGGGCCACGCTGACGCAATGCGGCTTCAAGGGCGCCAACTTGACCGGGGCTCGACTGGACGGCGCCGTCGCCCGGCTGGCCGACTTCGTCGAAGCGACCCTGATGAACGCGAGCCTCACCCAGGCCGACCTGAGCCAAGCGCTCTTCGTCGACGCGCGCGCGGGCGCCACGAACCTCTCGGGCGCGCGGCTCGAGATGAGCGTCTGGCACCGGGCGAGGTGCCCGGGTGCCCGCTTCTGCCGGGCAGACCTGAGCCACGCAGACTTCTCCCACGCCGACGTGTCGTCCGCCGATTTCTCCGATGCGACGCTGTCGCGCGCGCGGCTGCACCGTGTGACGGACAAGGGCACGATCTGGCCGCCGAGCAAGGCGCTGGCGCACGGAGACGACCAGGAGCTCAAGGAAGCAGAAGACTGGCAGGCCAACGTCCTTGGGAGGCCTGCCGGCAGTCAACGCCCCCCTCACTCATGA